The Rana temporaria chromosome 13, aRanTem1.1, whole genome shotgun sequence genome has a window encoding:
- the LOC120920134 gene encoding Fc receptor-like protein 6, with amino-acid sequence MTCNVPSTVSKKSQTYQWYKDKRPIPGDQQSLHIFISSVEDRGDYQCQTIGGDISDPVFLYVIFHDVILQRPPSDIYEGDPLTLRCHNVIFYEEINTKFYKDDQEIRSSEFDSTFHIPNITMSDSGLYKCTKQIHRYDDSTVMERSGVSFISVKELFSPPEIKVTPSGVIVGDEMTVRCDIRLDPLRGGTELHFAFYRDGRTVREFGISNTYRVRSSQLEDSGKYTCEVRTESDTVRKMSDEFYIPKYELFSPPEIKVTPSRVIEGDEMAVTCDTRLDPLSGGTELHFAFYRDGGPVREFGISNTYRVRSSQLEDSGNYTCEVRTMSDSEKKMSDGIYIQIHELFSPPEIKVTPSRVIEGDEMTVRCDTRLDSLRGGTELHFAFYRDGGPVRGYNVSDTYRVRSSQLEDSGKYTCEVRMTSDTVRKMSDGIYIQITQIHDYTVQNIIRLVISGFVLSAAPADNIVG; translated from the exons ATGACATGTAATGTGCCATCTACTGTATCAAAGAAGTCCCAGACCTATCAATGGTACAAAGATAAGAGACCAATACCAGGAGATCAACAGAGTCTTCATATATTTATATCTTCAGTAGAGGACAGAGGAGATTACCAGTGTCAGACCATCGGTGGTGATATCAGTGATCCCGTCTTCCTATATGTTATATTCC atgatgtcatcctgcagagaCCTCCATCTGATATATATGAAGGAGATCCCCTGACTCTGAGATGTCATAATGTGATATTTTATGAGGAAATAAACACAAAATTCTACAAGGATGATCAGGAGATACGATCATCAGAATTTGACTCCACATTCCATATTCCTAATATAACGATGAGTGATTCTGGATTGTACAAATGTACTAAACAAATACACCGCTATGATGATTCAACTGTGATGGAGCGCTCAGGTGTATCCTTTATCTCGGTGAAAG AGCTCTTCTCTCCTCcagaaataaaagtgaccccGTCCGGGGTAATAGTAGGAGATGAGATGACGGTGAGATGTGACATAAGACTGGATCCTCTCAGAGGCGGCACAGAGCTGCACTTTGCCTTCTACAGAGATGGACGGACTGTGCGGGAATTCGGTATATCCAATACATACAGAGTGCGGTCATCTCagctggaggattctgggaaatatACCTGTGAAGTGAGGACGGAGTCTGACACTGTGAGGAAGATGAGTGATGAGTTCTATATCCCAAAATATG AGCTCTTCTCTCCTCcagaaataaaagtgaccccGTCCAGGGTAATAGAaggagatgagatggcggtgacaTGTGACACCAGACTGGATCCACTCAGTGGCGGCACAGAGCTGCACTTTGCCTTCTACAGAGATGGAGGACCTGTGCGGGAATTCGGTATATCCAATACATACAGAGTGCGGTCATCTCagctggaggattctgggaattataCCTGTGAAGTGAGGACAATGTCTGACTCTGAGAAGAAGATGAGTGATGGGATATATATCCAGATACATG AGCTCTTCTCTCCTCcagaaataaaagtgaccccGTCCAGGGTAATAGAAGGAGATGAGATGACGGTGAGATGTGACACCAGACTGGATTCACTCAGAGGCGGCACAGAGCTGCACTTTGCCTTCTACAGAGATGGAGGACCTGTGCGGGGatacaatgtatctgatacatacAGAGTGCGGTCATCTCagctggaggattctgggaaatatACCTGTGAAGTGAGGATGACGTCTGACACTGTGAGGAAGATGAGTGATGGGATCTATATCCAGATAACGCAAATACACG ATTACACGGTGCAGAATATAATACGACTGGTGATCTCTGGATTTGTATTGTCTGCTGCC CCAGCAGATAACATTGTAGGATAA
- the LOC120920133 gene encoding Fc receptor-like B: MYFYHTRCDHLSVFCCTLCSLCVLCDLFSSIGGAIKPVVTFTPIWRDILSYDNVTLTCDVPSTEEPRTYQWYKDNQTIPGEQQRLHIIGSSVYRDRGDYQCQTIGGDISDPVFLNVTENFVILQRPPSAIYEGDPLTLRCHHVKDFHAINTKFYKDDQEIKSSESDSTFHIPNIRRSQSGLYKCTKQIQRYDSSYEFDKSDVSFISVKELFSSPEIKVTPSRVIGGDEMTVTCDTRLDPLRGGTELHFAFYRDGWTVREYNVSDTYRDGRTVRGYNVSDTYRVRSSQLEDSGNYTCEVRTASDTVRKMSDGIYIQIHIHDYTVQNIIRLVISGFVLSAVVCFPYFHNKW, encoded by the exons ATGTATTTTTATCATACAAGATGTGATCACCTCTCTGTGTTTTGCTGCACACTGTGCTCTCTATGTGTTCTGTGTGATCTCTTTTCTTCTATAGGAGGGGCCATCAAACCTGTGGTGACCTTCACACCCATATGGAGGGATATATTATCATATGACAATGTGACTCTAACATGTGATGTGCCGTCTACTGAGGAGCCCCGGACCTATCAGTGGTACAAAGATAACCAAACAATACCAGGAGAGCAACAGAGACTTCATATCATTGGATCTTCCGTCTACCGGGACAGAGGAGATTACCAGTGTCAGACCATCGGTGGTGATATCAGTGATCCCGTCTTCCTAAATGTTACAGAAA aTTTTGTCATCCTGCAGAGACCCCCATCTGCCATCTATGAAGGAGACCCCCTGACTCTGAGATGTCATCATGTAAAAGATTTTCATGCAATAAACACAAAATTCTACAAGGATGATCAGGAGATAAAATCATCAGAATCTGACTCCACATTCCATATTCCTAATATAAGGAGGAGTCAGTCTGGACTCTACAAATGTACTAAACAAATACAACGTTATGATAGTTCATATGAGTTTGATAAATCAGACGTCTCCTTTATCTCTGTGAAAG AGctcttctcttctccagaaataaaagtgaccccGTCCAGGGTAATAGGAGGAGATGAGATGACGGTGACATGTGACACCAGACTGGATCCTCTCAGAGGTGGCACAGAGCTGCACTTTGCCTTCTACAGAGATGGATGGACTGTGCGGGAatacaatgtatctgatacatacAGAGATGGACGGACTGTGCGGGGatacaatgtatctgatacatacAGAGTGCGGTCATCTCagctggaggattctgggaattataCCTGTGAAGTGAGGACGGCGTCTGACACTGTGAGGAAGATGAGTGATGGGATCTATATCCAGATACACATACATG ATTACACGGTGCAGAATATAATACGACTGGTGATCTCTGGATTTGTATTATCTGCTGTTGTATGTTTCCCCTACTTCCACAACAAGTggtag
- the LOC120920244 gene encoding low affinity immunoglobulin gamma Fc region receptor II-b-like: protein MSVFLAIVFLSLNVGESGGAIKPVVTFTPNWGNILYYDSVTLTCDVPSTEESRTYQWYKDNQPIPGEQQRLYIIGSSVIRDRGDYQCQTIGGDISDPVFLNVIYSE, encoded by the exons ATGTCTGTCTTTCTCGCCATCGTGTTTCTAT CTTTGAACGTGGGAGAATCTG GAGGGGCCATCAAACCTGTGGTGACCTTCACACCCAACTGGGGGAATATATTATACTATGACTCTGTGACTCTAACATGTGATGTGCCGTCTACTGAGGAGTCCCGGACCTATCAGTGGTACAAAGATAACCAACCAATACCAGGAGAGCAACAGAGACTTTATATCATTGGATCTTCAGTGATTCGGGACAGAGGAGATTACCAGTGTCAGACCATCGGTGGTGATATCAGTGATCCCGTCTTCCTAAATGTTATATATAGTGAGTGA